The window CTGCTCGAACTCTGGGTCGCGCCCCGGATCACCTGACGTACGCCAACAACTGGTCCAGGCCGTCGCGCAGTTCATCGAGCCTGGCCAGGTCGATGCCACTGTCGCAAAGCAACTGGGCCTTGAGCGGCGCCACCTGCTCGCGCAGGGCCCAACCGGCCCGTGTCAGGCTCAGGTGCACCTCGCGTTCGTCATCCGGCGAGCGCCGGCGTTGCACCAGCTCCATCTGTTCCAGGCGCTTGAGCAGTGGCGTCAGCGTTCCCGAGTCGAGCAACAACCGCCCGCCCAGCGCCTTGACCGTGGGCTGTTCCGGCGGGCTGTCGTGCCACTCCCACAGCACCAGCATCGCCAGGTACTGTGGATAAGTCAGCCCCAACCGGTCGAGCATCGGCTTGTAGCCACGGATGACCGCCCGGGAAGCCGCGTAGAGCTTGAAGCACAACTGGCGGTCGAGTCGCAGCGAGTCGCTGGGGCGGTCATTCATGCTCGAGCAGGTCTTCAATCTCGCGAACCATGTCATCGGGCTTGGTCAGCGGGGCAAAACGCTTGACCACCTTGCCGTCCCGGCTGACCAGGAACTTGGTGAAGTTCCACTTGATGCGCTGGGAGCCCAGCAATCCGGGAGCGTCCTTCTTCAGTTGCACGAACAGTGGGTGCGCGCCATCGCCATTGACCTCGACCTTCTTGAACAGCGGGAAGCTGACGCCATAGTTCAGCTCGCAGAATTCGGAAATCGCCGCTTCGTTGCCCGGCTCCTGCTTGCCGAACTGGTTGCAGGGAAAGCCCAGGACCACCAGCCCCTGGTCCTTGTAGTGCTGCCACAGTTCTTCCAGCCCCTTGTACTGCGGGGTGAAACCGCACTTGCTGGCGGTATTGACCACCAACAGGGCCTTGCCGGAAAAATCGGCGAGGGTCTTCTGTTCGCCCTTGATGGTGGTGCATGGAATGTTCAGCAGGTTTGCGCTCATGACGGTTCCTCCATTGAATGCCAATCAAGATAGCGGGCAATTGAATTGCACACAATTCAATTGCCCGGACTTATGTACAGCCATACACCCTGCAAATCCCCCGGGATATCCACGAAGCCTGCAAGAACATCACCAGACCTGCAGGCGCAAGGCCTGCCTGCGAAGGGGCCCTCATGGCCACCAGACGCTTCGCGGGCACACCCTGCTCCTGCAGGTTCGCATTCAGTCCTGAACCCGCGGCACCAGATCCAGGCACACCGAGTTGATGCAGTAGCGCAGGCCGGTCGGCGGCGGACCATCGGGGAACACATGCCCCAGATGCGCATCGCAGCGCGCACAGACCACCTCGGTACGGATCATGCCGTGACTGGTATCGCGGATCTCGACCATCGCATGGCCGTCGATCGGCTCGTAGAAGCTCGGCCAGCCGCAACCGGAGTCGAACTTGGCCTTCGAGTCGAACAGCGGCTCGTTGCAGCAGATGCAATGATAGACACCATCGGTCTTGGTGCCATTGTATTTCCCCGAAAACGGCCGCTCAGTGCCTTTCAGGCGACAGACGTTGTACTGCTCCGGATCGAGCATGGCACGCCATTCGTCCAGGGTTTTCTCCAGCTTTTCCATCGATGCACCTCGGCGGCAGATAAAACCCCGATCTGTACCTTTTCCACGGATCGGGTGGCACGTATGATTGCGCCTCGTTGAACGCCAGTCTGGCACCCGCTTGAACCGCATTCAAATCGGATTTTCCGGAAGCGGTGGCAAGGGGCCACGGGACGCGCCGCAAACGCCGTATTGCCACAGCGGCCCTGGCGGGTCGCCTGGATCGTCCATTTTCGGGATCACATCACCATGCAGGTCAGCAAATCGAACAAGCTCGCCAACGTCTGCTATGACATTCGCGGCCCAGTGCTCAAGCACGCCAAACGCCTGGAAGAGGAAGGCCATCGCATCCTCAAGCTGAACATCGGCAACCCGGCACCCTTTGGTTTCGAAGCGCCAGACGAAATTCTCCAGGACGTGATCCGCAACCTGCCGACCGCCCAGGGCTACAGCGACTCCAAGGGTCTGTTCAGCGCGCGCAAGGCAGTGATGCAGTACTACCAGCAGAAGCAGGTCGAAGGTGTCGGCATCGAGGACATCTACCTGGGCAACGGCGTTTCCGAGCTGATCGTGATGTCGATGCAGGCCCTGCTCAACAACGGCGACGAAGTGCTGGTCCCGGCACCGGACTATCCGCTGTGGACCGCCGCCGTGAGCCTGTCCGGCGGCAAGGCCGTGCACTACCTGTGCGACGAGCAGGCCAACTGGTGGCCTGACCTGGCCGACATCAAGGCCAAGATCACCCCGAATACCAAGGCCATGGTGATCATCAACCCGAACAACCCGACCGGGGCGGTGTACTCGAAGGAAGTCCTGCTGGGCATGCTCGAACTGGCCCGCCAGCACAACCTCGTGGTGTTCTCCGACGAGATCTACGACAAGATCCTCTACGACGATGCCGTGCACATCTGCACCGCCTCGCTGGCCCCGGACCTGCTGTGCCTGACCTTCAACGGCCTGTCCAAGTCCTATCGGGTCGCGGGCTTCCGCTCCGGCTGGATCGCCATCTCCGGTCCCAAGCACAACGCCCAGAGCTACATCGAGGGCATCGACATGCTGGCCAACATGCGCCTGTGTGCCAACGTGCCGAGCCAGCACGCGATCCAGACCGCCCTCGGCGGCTACCAGAGCATCAACGACCTGGTGCTGCCACCGGGCCGCCTGCTGGAGCAGCGCAACCGCACCTGGGAACTGCTCAACGACATCCCCGGCGTCACCTGCGTGAAACCGATGGGTGCACTGTATGCCTTCCCGCGGATCGACCCGAAGATCTGCCCGATCCACAACGACGAGAAGTTCGTCCTCGACCTGCTGCTCTCGGAAAAACTGCTGGTGGTACAGGGCACCGCCTTCAACTGGCCGTGGCCGGATCATTTCCGCGTCGTCACCCTGCCGCGGGTCGACGACCTGGAGCAGGCGATCGGCCGCATCGGTCACTTCCTGAAATCCTACCGTCAGTAATATCCTACGCTCCATAGCGACTCCGAAAGGGAGTCGCTATGCGCCGCTCTCTCATCAGCTGTTTTTTGTATGCACATACGTCATTCGCCGAACTGTCCTGCGCAACGCTGTCAAAGGCTCTGCAGCGCAGTTTTCGGGGATTGCGACCGGCTGCCGGCCGAAAAATACCGCCCTGTACGATTCGGAAATGACCGGCAGGAATCTACAATCGAGCTGTAGGACACAGTTTGAAATAGTCACTCGGTTGAATAGGCGTTGGCGGCACCTTATATACCCCGCATAAAGCGACATCTTTAGATGAGGAGAAACTTTCAACCATGATGCGCATCCTGCTGTTCTTGGCTACCAACCTGGCGGTCGTGCTGATTGCCAGCATCACCCTGAGCCTTTTCGGCTTCAACGGGTTCATGGCAGCCAATGGGGTTGACCTCAACCTCAATCAGCTGCTGGTCTTCTGTGCGGTCTTTGGTTTTGCCGGTTCGCTGTTCTCGCTGTTCATCTCCAAATGGATGGCGAAGATGAGCACCGGTACCCAGATCATTACCCAGCCACGCACCCGTCACGAACAGTGGCTGCTGCAAACCGTCGAACAACTGTCGCGCGAAGCCGGGATCAAGATGCCGGAAGTCGGGATCTTCCCGGCCTACGAAGCGAACGCCTTCGCCACCGGCTGGAACAGGAACGACGCACTGGTCGCGGTCAGCCAGGGCCTGCTGGAACGCTTCTCGCCCGATGAAGTGAAGGCCGTGCTGGCCCACGAGATCGGCCACGTGGCCAACGGCGACATGGTGACCCTGGCACTGGTCCAGGGCGTGGTGAACACTTTCGTGATGTTCTTCGCGCGGATCATCGGTAACTTCGTCGACAAGGTGATCTTCAAGAACGAGGAAGGCCAGGGTATCGCCTACTACGTCGCGACCATCTTCGCCGAAGTGGTCCTGGGCTTCCTGGCCAGCGCCATCGTCATGTGGTTCTCGCGCAAGCGCGAATTCCGCGCCGACGAAGCCGGTGCCAGTCTGGCCGGCACCGCTGCAATGATCAGCGCCCTGCAGCGCCTGCGCGCCGAACAGGGCCTGCCGGTGCACATGCCCGACACCCTGAACGCCTTTGGCATCAACGGTGGCCTGAAGCAGGGCCTGGCCAAGATGTTCATGAGCCACCCGCCGCTGGAAGAGCGTATCAACGCCCTGAGTCGCCGCGGCTGATCCCCCGATCGTTCCCACGCTCCGCGTGGGAACGATCACCCTCAGCCTATCTCGTTCCTCACCAATCGATACACCCGCTCCTCAAGGCGCGTCACTCCGGCCTTGAGGAACTTCCCGCTGTCCGCGAGCACATCCCGCTCCTCTTCCACCTGGACTTCCCACCCCGGCTCCAGCAGGCTTCTCACCTCGCCATCGAGCACCGCGAAGGGCGGGCCGTCCAGCAGCGACTGGTCGTAATCCAGGGTAATCAGCAGCCCCTGGCAACCACCCGGCAGCATCCGCGTCAGATGACTCGCATAACGCTCACGCATCGCCGGCGGCAAGGCGATCATCGCCGCGCGGTCATAAACCGCCGAGCATTCGGCGACATCTTCGGCCGTCAGGGCGAAGAAATCCCCGCACCAGAGCTCCAACGGGCCGGCCTCGTAGACCCGAAAGGCCCCCTGCTCACGCACTTGCGGCTGCAACTGGCGCTCCTGGAAGAAGTCCTCGACCGCCTTTCCTGACAGCTCGACGCCCAATACCCGCAACCCCTGCGCCGCCAGCCAGGCGAGGTCGAGACTCTTGCCGCAGAGCGGCACCAGCACCCGCGCCTGCGGCGCCAGCGACAGGTCCGGCCAGAAGCGCTGCAGGTAGGGATTGACCTGATCCAGGTGAAAGCCGATCTGGCCCAGCTCCCAGCGTTTGTGCCAAAACTCAGGCTGCATGTTTAACCCCACTAATTCGATAAGAATCCACTAAAACTTATATTAGATTTAGATCAATGATATGACTGAAGATGGTGTCATCTTAACGCTCAGGACCCTCATCATGCTCCCCAGCCTGTTCATCTCCCACGGCTCGCCGATGCTTGCCCTCGAACCCGGCGCCAGTGGCCCGGCCCTGGCCAGGCTGGCCGCCGAACTGCCACGTCCCAAGGCCATCGTGATCGTCTCGGCGCACTGGGAAAGCCAGGGGCTGCTGGTCGGCAGCAGTCCCCGCCCGGAAACCTGGCATGACTTCGGTGGTTTCCCTCGGGAGCTGTTCGCCGTGCAATATCCAGCCCCGGGGCAGCCGGAACTGGCCGCCGAGGTCGCCGGGCTGTTGACGGATGCGGGCTTGCCGGCACGCCTGGACAACACCCGTCCGTTCGACCATGGGGTCTGGGTACCGATGAAACTGATGTATCCCGATGCCGACATCCCCATCGTCCAGGTCTCGCTGCCCAGCCAGATGGGCCCAACCTTGCAGACCCGTATCGGACAGGTCCTGCGTGGCCTGCGTGAACAGGGCATCCTGCTGGTAGGCTCCGGCAGCATCACCCATAACCTCGGCGAGCTGAACTGGCGCGCCGGCCCGGAAGTCATCGAGCCCTGGGCCAAGGCCTTCCGTGACTGGATAGTGGACAAGCTCGCCGCCAATGACGACGCGGCCCTGGACGACTACCGGCGCCA of the Pseudomonas vanderleydeniana genome contains:
- a CDS encoding thiopurine S-methyltransferase; translation: MQPEFWHKRWELGQIGFHLDQVNPYLQRFWPDLSLAPQARVLVPLCGKSLDLAWLAAQGLRVLGVELSGKAVEDFFQERQLQPQVREQGAFRVYEAGPLELWCGDFFALTAEDVAECSAVYDRAAMIALPPAMRERYASHLTRMLPGGCQGLLITLDYDQSLLDGPPFAVLDGEVRSLLEPGWEVQVEEERDVLADSGKFLKAGVTRLEERVYRLVRNEIG
- a CDS encoding MarR family winged helix-turn-helix transcriptional regulator; protein product: MNDRPSDSLRLDRQLCFKLYAASRAVIRGYKPMLDRLGLTYPQYLAMLVLWEWHDSPPEQPTVKALGGRLLLDSGTLTPLLKRLEQMELVQRRRSPDDEREVHLSLTRAGWALREQVAPLKAQLLCDSGIDLARLDELRDGLDQLLAYVR
- the htpX gene encoding protease HtpX; this translates as MMRILLFLATNLAVVLIASITLSLFGFNGFMAANGVDLNLNQLLVFCAVFGFAGSLFSLFISKWMAKMSTGTQIITQPRTRHEQWLLQTVEQLSREAGIKMPEVGIFPAYEANAFATGWNRNDALVAVSQGLLERFSPDEVKAVLAHEIGHVANGDMVTLALVQGVVNTFVMFFARIIGNFVDKVIFKNEEGQGIAYYVATIFAEVVLGFLASAIVMWFSRKREFRADEAGASLAGTAAMISALQRLRAEQGLPVHMPDTLNAFGINGGLKQGLAKMFMSHPPLEERINALSRRG
- the msrB gene encoding peptide-methionine (R)-S-oxide reductase MsrB; this translates as MEKLEKTLDEWRAMLDPEQYNVCRLKGTERPFSGKYNGTKTDGVYHCICCNEPLFDSKAKFDSGCGWPSFYEPIDGHAMVEIRDTSHGMIRTEVVCARCDAHLGHVFPDGPPPTGLRYCINSVCLDLVPRVQD
- a CDS encoding DODA-type extradiol aromatic ring-opening family dioxygenase; the encoded protein is MLPSLFISHGSPMLALEPGASGPALARLAAELPRPKAIVIVSAHWESQGLLVGSSPRPETWHDFGGFPRELFAVQYPAPGQPELAAEVAGLLTDAGLPARLDNTRPFDHGVWVPMKLMYPDADIPIVQVSLPSQMGPTLQTRIGQVLRGLREQGILLVGSGSITHNLGELNWRAGPEVIEPWAKAFRDWIVDKLAANDDAALDDYRRQAPYAVRNHPSDEHLLPLYFARGAGERMGIVHQGFTLGALGMDIYRFD
- a CDS encoding glutathione peroxidase, giving the protein MSANLLNIPCTTIKGEQKTLADFSGKALLVVNTASKCGFTPQYKGLEELWQHYKDQGLVVLGFPCNQFGKQEPGNEAAISEFCELNYGVSFPLFKKVEVNGDGAHPLFVQLKKDAPGLLGSQRIKWNFTKFLVSRDGKVVKRFAPLTKPDDMVREIEDLLEHE
- a CDS encoding pyridoxal phosphate-dependent aminotransferase; amino-acid sequence: MQVSKSNKLANVCYDIRGPVLKHAKRLEEEGHRILKLNIGNPAPFGFEAPDEILQDVIRNLPTAQGYSDSKGLFSARKAVMQYYQQKQVEGVGIEDIYLGNGVSELIVMSMQALLNNGDEVLVPAPDYPLWTAAVSLSGGKAVHYLCDEQANWWPDLADIKAKITPNTKAMVIINPNNPTGAVYSKEVLLGMLELARQHNLVVFSDEIYDKILYDDAVHICTASLAPDLLCLTFNGLSKSYRVAGFRSGWIAISGPKHNAQSYIEGIDMLANMRLCANVPSQHAIQTALGGYQSINDLVLPPGRLLEQRNRTWELLNDIPGVTCVKPMGALYAFPRIDPKICPIHNDEKFVLDLLLSEKLLVVQGTAFNWPWPDHFRVVTLPRVDDLEQAIGRIGHFLKSYRQ